CGAAGTTCCTCCAGTTGCATGAATTTCGCCGCTCGGCGTCTAAGGTCATCGAGGTTGGTAGCGGGCTGCATACACTGGCTATCGGCAAACGGGTCGGGTCTGAGGGCGGTCAGCATATGATGCATCGCCACCTCGGGACTGAGGTTGCGAATACTCATGACGGTTTTGCTGAACCGGTCGATGAACgttctgagggactctcccttctcctgACGAATGCCGACCAGTGCTATGGATGTTAGATGGTGGGGGCGGCTTGTTGCGAACTGGACATCGAATTTCGCGATCAGGGTTTCGAAACAATCTATAGTGTGCTGGGAGCTTGGTGAACCAGCTCAGAGCGCTTCCCTTTAGAGAGGTTGGGAAGACTCGGCAAAAGACTGTGTCGTCCGTGGTATACAGGCTCATATGGGTCGTGTATGCGTCCACGTGCTCATCTGGGTCAGTCGTTCCATCGTACCGATCCCTGTTGAAACCTTTCCATTTGTCCGGCAGGGGGTGTCCATAACGCGATCAGTGAAGGGATGGCGCCGGTCCGGACCCGCCGGAGCGGTAATGTTGATTGTTTTGCTGGGATGGGACTCTCCATCCATTTCCAGAGTGAAGTCGTTTTTCGTGTCTTTCTCGGCCTGGAGGCCGGCACCGGTGGCGTGGGACCTGCCGGCCTGATTGGTCATGGCGAGGGACGGCACCCCCTCGACCAGCTTCTTCATTCGCTTGTTCTCTTCTTGGAGGCTTTTGATTTCCTCCTCGTTCTTCTTAGCGGCTTCCTCGTGCGCCTTCCTCATCTGTACTAGCTCCCTCTGAAGGGCCATCATCATTGCTGTTTGGTCTGCTTCGGTCATGCTTGCCATGCTGcgggttgataccatctactgTTGTGGTTTCTGCTGGCTctcctcggccccacggtgggcgccaattgttctcgaactAGGTTGGGGACTGGGAGAACTACTGTCTTCGGATGTCACTCGGTTGGTCGTGTCTCACGTTCCTCCTTCAGTCTTCTTCGCCGAACGGCTCCTCAGGTtggtggggtacctgcagatggcactccaacgctcaagtcagtggggtatcgtattcggctggttagaatactgtagataatgacgtaacTTCTTCCTTGGAATGcatgatatttatattaccttgatgggcccttgctgttgggccggattagggggttgtttagcgattagggttggattaggtCGTTTCCTAACCATGGGTTGACCTTTGCTAATTGggtcaacctttgacttgagCACCTTGTGTTGGTCGACAACACATGACACGTGGTTGACCTTGTACCTTAAAGTAGGGTCTTAACGCATGGATTGACCGGGTCCATGGACCGGTCGGTCATCCCGGtacacaaatatttaaaattattaaaaactaaaataatatattattgtaGTCTAACACCaacaaatctaaaataaaaatttaagaccaatttatagaaaaaaaaataaaactcaagTCAATGTAATAAACCTAACTAAATCACCAAAGATAACATCAAAACACATTATATCAATTGTCAAATGTTCAAGATGTAGAGAATAAAACATTTTCAATACAATAACTAaccatacttaatatcaaagtTCTCCTAGGTTAGTGGTGAAAATGAACTAAGTtctaaaaacatataaaatataataatcaatacaattaaaaaatagaaaaaaaaaattaatcaataaaagtttaaagtaaaaatagaaaaatgataataaaagatGAAACAACAATGAAGTAACTATTGTAAAGAAATTTATGTTGAAATATAATGTATAAATTGAACTGTTTggttattagaaaaaaaatttaaaaaaaatccaaaagttttaagttttcttttcttttggtaATCAGTTATTTGAATCAATTTCTAAATAATccaatgttttaatttttttccttttggtaATCAGTTATTTGaatctatttcttttattttattgcttCAGTCATCAACACCTCTTGGAAATGGTTATAATGATGAAAatggttaaaaaataaaacaaactatataaataagggtaaaaattattttttgtttcttccaAAATATTTGAAGTTGTATTTTAGCCTTCCAAATTTCCTCATTCATTTtcaagattttaattttaaaatgctATCACTTATAGTCTTTAAGATTGTTTACATAGGGTTTTGTAAACACTATAGACAGTATTTCGGATTAAAATTACCCGTTTCAAAAttataggaatgaaaaacaaacAACATATTATAGggaaataaaactaaattttgaaaaatttagaaAGACCAATGTTATTCTATGTTATTCTTTAATAAACcactgagttttttttttctgatgaaCCTGGTTCGTGGGAAAGGACACTCCTTGAGTGTTGGACTATCGTGGGATGGATTTGTCTTCTTTAGAAGCGTGATAATATGTCATGAAGAAATGCTGGCTCCAGTATGTATGTGCTTCACAAGGACAAACAACAAAAAAGCTTGTCATCTCCTAGATATAGTAGAAGCTACAGAACATTTACATGTACAGAAAgacatttttgttttctaattaattaataaactaTATAAAAGACGATGAATGATAATCTCTGTAATGTACATACACAATCATTTACAAGCCTCAAATGCACAGCTTTGATGAGTACTACTGCACCACATGCTTCAAAGATTTCTTGCATGAGCATAAATATGGTACAAGGTACAATATTTTACGTGTATGTGTTTCCTTGGTGTTGGAAATTGATCTGCATTAATTCAGTTGTGCTCCACAAGTTAATCTGCATGAAGATGATGCTTCCTCCTTTGACAGCGATTAACATACCATCTGGCATGCTTCTGTAGAACCATGCCAATTAGAACCTTGAGGCTTGTTAGCATAATGTAGGTTATTGCCGAAAATAACAGAATCCAAGATAGCCTCCGTGAAAGGGAATTGTAAGGAAGCTTAGCAGCATAAACTGGAGCCAGAACTCGAATGACCTAAGAACAAGAAAAAATGGGAGGGAATAAGCAGACATCCAATCAGAAGCCataaagcaaggagaaaaaggacACTAAATTCGTGCTTACCACACACGCTGGAGCAAGAGGGACAAAAGTCAACTTTTTCTTTGCATCCTCAGTTTGCACATGTAGAGTCTACAAAACAAATACAGCAGTCAATCGTATATTCTAAAACGTCCATAAAAGAAAATAGACAATTATAGCATATTAACATAAAGCAAACAACAGATTCAAAATTTGGTTTTTCTTGACACATTAATAGAAGGACAAATACTGTTCTCCTTCCGTCACACAAAAGTACATGCCTATACACACTCCAATGaaacttaaaaattataaataactaattttcaCGATGAATTCATTAAGTGATTGTTATGAAACAGCGCGCACCAATAATTAATGAGGAGGAAAAGGCTTTAATGGCTTATCCAAGGAGCATgttcaaataattatttattataggCTTTATTTTGTAGACATGGAGCATACTAGCACTAGACTATTGAGAAAATTTGTTTGATAAGAGCCATAAAGTATTAACTTTCTTTTTATCCAAGGTACAAACCTTGGCATCAAGAGCCtttcttaattatataataaataattcgATTCTGAATGAGAGAAATAATGAATTGTAAGTTGGGGTAGCTAAAACATGGAACTCGATTATATTTATGTTCGTCCATGTTGCCCAACAAAAAAACTAGGGACACAGGAATACAGCCCCTTTCTCAACAAAACATTCTGCACGCTGCAGCTAATAATTTCATAAAGCATTTGCAATTGAGTATAGAAAGAGTTCTTACGTTCGAGTACAATTCGCATTTGAGCAGTAACTACTAATCATATTTCACAACTAACATGCACataaaatacaattataataCCTGTTTACATAGGACTTCAAGAAACTCAGAATATGCAATTGGCGAAATGTTGTTGAATTTGGCAATGAATGAATGCTTGATCACATCTATAGCCATCTCAAATAGATAAACCAAGAGGATATTCTGCATCATACAAAATAACTGTGATAAGAGCAAGACCGAACCAAGCAATGAAATTTATTTCCCCTGAAAAACTCATGGAATATATCTTAGGtgttacaaatttaaataaacttaCACTGATAAAGCTTATAAACCAGGGTCCTTCTGCTTCCAGAATATTTTGAGCCAAAACAAATAAGATACATGCTGATATATGGAATCTCTCTACTGAATCTGCTAGTCAGCAATACGATAAAGGgacaaaaaataatgaaagaatATAAGACAACATAAAAAGGGGAATATATAATGCAATCAAAGAAAAAACAACTGCAGTAAGAAAGACAACTCACCAGAGTACACCATACTGTGAACATTATCCTTACTATATCCCTTAAACACATAGCTTTTTATCTCGGCAAAATTATTGGACACCAGCAAGGCTGGCAGGGCATTGTAGTGAGAAACAATACAGGCTGATAAAGTGATTGCCTGAACTAATAAGATAAAAGAATGAACAAGTACAGCTAGTCAAGGAAAATAACCAGCACTTTTGTTTTagccataaaaaaattatcactcAGAAAAAAGGATATTTGAAGTAACAACAGCTAAAACTTGGTCTGAAATAAATCTCCATATCCAGAATCTCATACTTTGTGTTTCTGGGGGACATCTTGCAAGTTTTTCTGCTGAATGAAATAGCATTTTCAGCACATCCCCAATAAAATTTTGACATAATTTATCAAATATCTGCAAGAGGGTTCAAGGACCAGTCACTATAAATTTCAGTCCAGAAATTAAGACAGTTATGACATGCAATCAACAGAATATAGAAGACAGAAAAAGCTTACATTTTGAGTAGTGTGATTTGTGAAATGAATTGTTCAAAATCCAAAAGGCcgagttatatatatatacacattaaTGATTCACATACAAAATTCCCATCTTTCATATCATGCATATTGACTTGGTCACACAAGTTCTGGCTCGCTATCTATGGCAAAAATGCCAAACAATGATCTAATTTGAATATCCATCTTGGTTTACAATCAGAAGTTCAGAAATTTGGCATGTATGGAGACCTAATTAATCAGTACAACCTAGGTTCAAAGATTAATTTATGCTCACCTCTAACACATTGTAGATCACATACAACTTGATTGTTGCTTGACCACGGATCATATGATATATTAAGCTGATATCTAAGataacaaaaattttaaagCAGGGAACAAATTTTCTATAACAACAAAGTAATAAACTGAACGTGATCAATGAAAATaggaaaaagagaaaagatAAACCATGGAATACCTATTTGCTGCAAAACAGTGACTCCGCAAACCAAAATAAGAAAACAGCCAAAATCTGAAAACTCAATTGTAGATGGCCTATTGAACTTCCTGCCATGAGCACAATAAGGTCAGAGTGTAAAACTTAAAAATCCTGAAATGCAACCACAAATCTTAAAACAGAACACAAGCACTGTATAAAAGCATATAAATCAAAGCACAAAAATTAGCATATTGTACCATAAAATGGAAGATTGGTTCCAACCCTTCAATAAACACAGGACCACGGCAATCcacttataatttaaaaaaaaaaatcaggcGTATATTATTACTGTGTCGTTAAATGAACTATTTAATCTGGGTGGCACGGGTAAAAAAAATCACCTTGTTCTCTTTCCCCTAAggaaatttattatttacgaAACTAAATACTAAAAACAGTGCACTAGAGGATTAGTCCATCATCTAAATCACAACAGCAAATGCAAGATTAATCCAACATCAAAATCCTCACAAATGTAAGCATACTTAACAAAACATTAAAGTACTATAAATACGAGAAGAAAATTGAAGGGCGGCGAACCTTGTTTTCAGAAGCCTCCAAATGGCCATCAGCATCCTTGTGGGCATGACAGTTAACAATGACAGAAATGAATTGAAGCAGACAAAGAAACCAACATCTATAAGCTGCAATAATGCATTCCATGTTTGAGAAATCATAACACAAAAGGTAGAATATCTTAATAAAAATACACAGACATAAATTAAGTATAGTAGGTGAACAGTTTCAGGTTTCATCCTTTCTACATTTTATTCTGATTTGTTAATTATGAGGAAAAATACAGCATCTAAACACTGGACTGAAGTGCACCTATAGATGACATTGTGAACGGCATACAAAGTTcccttttattaattttctttttcaacgAATTAAACAAAAGTATACCAAATACCAATTCGCATCTCCATGGCAAGCGGAAG
The sequence above is a segment of the Phaseolus vulgaris cultivar G19833 chromosome 2, P. vulgaris v2.0, whole genome shotgun sequence genome. Coding sequences within it:
- the LOC137811990 gene encoding protein POLLEN DEFECTIVE IN GUIDANCE 1-like isoform X2 is translated as MRHGTAAPQPQPSPSNSLPHRKKKRNRKAAATSTSTSVSSETSFANGPDQLKNHIHDAVIECEQKPKGEQSKGAFPLEELRQRSVKGGESLGNSVVTAVDAGDVKEVSSVAEATSGTAESSELKRVLEDDSISKKSPVLYFFEKVYYGNSVWSTTTIGDEKGRERVYDTIFRLPWRCELLIDVGFFVCFNSFLSLLTVMPTRMLMAIWRLLKTRKFNRPSTIEFSDFGCFLILVCGVTVLQQIAEKLARCPPETQSMRFWIWRFISDQVLAVVTSIVHSFILLVQAITLSACIVSHYNALPALLVSNNFAEIKSYVFKGYSKDNVHSMVYSDSVERFHISACILFVLAQNILEAEGPWFISFISNILLVYLFEMAIDVIKHSFIAKFNNISPIAYSEFLEVLCKQTLHVQTEDAKKKLTFVPLAPACVVIRVLAPVYAAKLPYNSLSRRLSWILLFSAITYIMLTSLKVLIGMVLQKHARWYVNRCQRRKHHLHAD
- the LOC137811990 gene encoding protein POLLEN DEFECTIVE IN GUIDANCE 1-like isoform X3, with the protein product MRHGTAAPQPQPSPSNSLPHRKKKRNRKAAATSTSTSVSSETSFANGPDQLKNHIHDAVIECEQKPKGEQSKGAFPLEELRQRSVKGGESLGNSVVTAVDAGDVKEVSSVAEATSGTAESSELKRVLEDDSISKKSPVLYFFEKVYYGNSVWSTTTIGDEKGRERVYDTIFRLPWRCELLIDVGFFVCFNSFLSLLTVMPTRMLMAIWRLLKTRKFNRPSTIEFSDFGCFLILVCGVTVLQQIEKLARCPPETQSMRFWIWRFISDQVLAVVTSIVHSFILLVQAITLSACIVSHYNALPALLVSNNFAEIKSYVFKGYSKDNVHSMVYSDSVERFHISACILFVLAQNILEAEGPWFISFISNILLVYLFEMAIDVIKHSFIAKFNNISPIAYSEFLEVLCKQTLHVQTEDAKKKLTFVPLAPACVVIRVLAPVYAAKLPYNSLSRRLSWILLFSAITYIMLTSLKVLIGMVLQKHARWYVNRCQRRKHHLHAD
- the LOC137811990 gene encoding protein POLLEN DEFECTIVE IN GUIDANCE 1-like isoform X1, with protein sequence MRHGTAAPQPQPSPSNSLPHRKKKRNRKAAATSTSTSVSSETSFANGPDQLKNHIHDAVIECEQKPKGEQSKGAFPLEELRQRSVKGGESLGNSVVTAVDAGDVKEVSSVAEATSGTAESSELKRVLEDDSISKKSPVLYFFEKVYYGNSVWSTTTIGDEKGRERVYDTIFRLPWRCELLIDVGFFVCFNSFLSLLTVMPTRMLMAIWRLLKTRKFNRPSTIEFSDFGCFLILVCGVTVLQQIDISLIYHMIRGQATIKLYVIYNVLEIFDKLCQNFIGDVLKMLFHSAEKLARCPPETQSMRFWIWRFISDQVLAVVTSIVHSFILLVQAITLSACIVSHYNALPALLVSNNFAEIKSYVFKGYSKDNVHSMVYSDSVERFHISACILFVLAQNILEAEGPWFISFISNILLVYLFEMAIDVIKHSFIAKFNNISPIAYSEFLEVLCKQTLHVQTEDAKKKLTFVPLAPACVVIRVLAPVYAAKLPYNSLSRRLSWILLFSAITYIMLTSLKVLIGMVLQKHARWYVNRCQRRKHHLHAD